From a region of the Mercurialis annua linkage group LG1-X, ddMerAnnu1.2, whole genome shotgun sequence genome:
- the LOC126671844 gene encoding uncharacterized protein LOC126671844, protein MVLGSVTTSISNRWILLDFLWKSLPIRLICVYASNCPRERAEFWPNILEQIVAERMCILIGDFNEVLSPTEIFNCSSFSSSMQLFADFINSSNLIESPLQDRLFTWQNSTSKSRIDRCFISADILVEWPNCFLSALPRNYSDHTPLLFRSAVNTDWGPKPFRSINAWWEHSDFESFVANSWEHISVTVQGDLVNRLRALRSLIKDWNINVFGNLNNKLDDIHHSIHLLEASADFSNLSDVDRDGLAFLHSESYRVSKQLESLWHQKSRGNL, encoded by the coding sequence ATGGTCCTGGGTTCAGTTACTACTTCTATTAGCAACAGATGGATTCTTTTGGATTTCTTGTGGAAATCTTTGCCTATTAGACTCATTTGTGTTTATGCGAGTAATTGTCCTCGGGAACGTGCTGAATTTTGGCCCAACATTCTGGAGCAAATTGTTGCGGAAAGAATGTGTATTCTTATAGGGGATTTCAACGAGGTCCTTTCTCCTACGGAGATATTTAATTGCAGCAGTTTCTCTTCGTCTATGCAGCTCTTTGCGGATTTTATTAATAGTTCGAATTTAATTGAATCGCCTTTGCAAGATCGCCTTTTCACCTGGCAGAATTCTACCTCTAAGTCTAGAATTGATCGATGTTTTATTTCAGCTGACATTTTAGTGGAATGGCCGAATTGTTTCTTATCGGCGTTACCCAGAAATTATTCCGATCATACACCGCTTTTGTTTCGCTCGGCGGTTAATACTGACTGGGGTCCTAAACCTTTTAGGTCAATTAATGCTTGGTGGGAGCATTCCGATTTTGAATCATTTGTTGCTAATTCTTGGGAGCATATCAGTGTCACAGTTCAAGGTGATTTGGTTAACAGACTTCGGGCTCTTCGTTCTCTAATTAAGGACTGGAACATCAATGTTTTCGGTAACCTTAACAACAAATTAGATGATATTCATCATTCCATTCATTTGCTAGAAGCGTCTGCTGACTTTTCTAATTTATCTGATGTGGATAGGGACGGTCTTGCTTTTCTTCATTCTGAGAGCTATCGGGTTTCTAAACAGCTAGAATCTCTTTGGCATCAAAAATCAAGGGGAaacttgtaa